AAACTGGCCGGGGATGCTGTGAGTATTGCCAATGCATATGCCGGATCTATTACATTAGGCGTTGGACAGTTTTGCACCAACCCCGGTATTTTGGTGGGCATAAAGGGGAGTGCGTTAGTCAATTTTGCAACGGCGCTGGCTACGGCTGTGGCGGCTATTCCTGCGGGCAATATGCTGCATGCAGGCATACAAAAAGCCTACGTGGCCAAAAGAGCTGCAGCATTGGCGCAGCAAGGCATAACGCTGTTGGCAGCGGGTTTGGAAAGTGCAGATGATGCGCAGGCTGTGGCCACTATTGCCACTGTAGATGCTGCTACTTTTTTACACAATCCGTTGTTGCATCAGGAAGTGTTTGGTCCGTTTAGTTTGCTGGTGCAGTGTGCTGATGAACAGGAACTCCTGGCTGTAGCTCATGCTATGGAAGGACAATTGACATCTACCGTTATGGGTACGGAAAATGATTTGCAATCGCATGCCGCTTTGCTGGATGCCATTGCAGAAAAATGTGGCCGCTTTATTTTGAATGGTGTGCCAACGGGTGTAGAAGTTTGCCACGCCATGCATCATGGCGGACCGTTTCCTGCTACTACTGATAGCCGTTTTACTTCTGTAGGCGCAGATGCGATCAAGCGTTTTGCACGTCCTATTGCCTATCAAAGTTGGCCCGACCATTGGCTGCCTGCCGAATTGCAAAATGCCAATCCGTTGCAGCTGCTGCGCAGCATTAATGGACAGTTGTCGAAAGATGCGATTGCTTAATTGAACGATCATGCATTGATGTAGTCGTTCATGCTCTGAGAGTCTAACGTGTATTGGCAAATCTAATATCGTGTATCCATTTTAATGTTCCGAAAAGCAAGCGAAAAAATAAGTATGCCGAAGTCTGTATTTCATTGTGTGGATGCACATACCTGTGGCAATCCGGTGCGGTTGGTAAAAGAAGGTGGACCTGTGTTGCAGGGTGCTAATATGAGTGAAAAGCGCCAGCACTTTATGCAGGAGTATGATTGGATACGACAAGGACTCATGTTTGAGCCCCGCGGTCATGACATGATGAGTGGCAGCATTTTGTATGCACCACACGACCCGGCCAATGATGTTGCGGTGCTGTTTATTGAAACCAGTGGCTGCCTGCCCATGTGTGGCCATGGAACCATTGGCACCATTACCATTGCCATTGAAGAAGGATTGATTCAACCCAAAACACCGGGCATAGTTCGCATGGAAGCACCGGCGGGTTTGGTGATGATTGAATACCAACAAGAAGGCAGCAAGGTAAAGTCCGTTAAACTCACCAACGTGCCTGCATTTTTGCATAGTACGGAGTTGACTGCACAATGTCCGGGTTTGGGAGAGCTGGTGGTTGATGTGGCCTATGGCGGAAACTTTTATGCCATCGTTGATGTACAAAAAAACTTCAAAGGGCTGGAGCATTACAGCGCTGATCAGTTGGTGGCATGGGCCAGAGAGCTGCGCAAAAACATCAATTCACAATATGAATTTGTGCATCCGGATAATCCCACCATTCATGGTTGTAGCCATATTTTATGGACTGGTGCGGTGATAGACAAAACATCTACCGCCAGAAATGCGGTGTTCTATGGCGATAAAGCCATTGATCGTTCGCCTTGTGGCACGGGCACTTCTGCAAGAATGGCGCAGTGGTATGCCAAAGGCTTATTGAAAAAAGGCGATGCCTTCATTCATGAAAGCATCATTGGCAGTAAGTTCATTGGTCGTATTGAGGAAGAACTGACGGTGCATGGCAAGCCAGCCATGCGTCCCAGTATTGAAGGTTGGGCCCGTATTTATGGCTACAATAATATTTGGATTGATACTGACGATGATCCGTATGCGTATGGATTTCAGGTGATATAAACGATGCGATATGAAACAGTATGTGATAATAGCCAAGGATGGAGTTGATGCGGATGCATTGGAAAGAAGAATGCAGGCCAGGCCTTTTCATTTGGCCGGTGCCAGCCGGCTAAAAGCCAATGGCCAGTTTGTGGTGGGTGGCGCCACGCTCAACGAACAGGGGCAAATGAATGGCAGTGTGATGATTGTGCAGTTTGAAACCGAAGCCGACTTTGAGCATTGGTATAACAATGAGCCATACATACAGCAGGGAGTGTGGCAAGAAATTTCAGTACAGCCATTTAAAGTGGCCAATGTGGAGTAACAATTTTAATCAGCAAGTGATATGGCAACAGCAGTAGTGATTGGCGGCGGCATTGTTGGATTGAGCAGTGCCTACTATTTACAACAGGAAGGTTTTGATGTAACGATTGTGGACAGGGGCGATTTCAGCGACAACTGCAGCTATGGCAATGCCGGATATGTTTGTCCCAGTCACTTTGTGCCCTTGGCGTCGCCGGGTATCATTAGCCAGGGCTTGCGTTGGATGCTCAATCCGGAGAGCCCTTTTTACATCAAGCCCCGCCTCGATTGGGGGCTGATTAGTTGGGGTTTAAAATTTGTAAAACATGCTACACCACAAAATGTAGCGAAGAATGCGGTGCCACTGCGAGACATTGCGTTGCTGAGTAAAAAACTGTATGAAGACTGGTTGTCATTGCCAGGGTTCGAGTTTGCGTATCAGCGCAAAGGATTGCTGGAATATTTTCAAACGGCAGAGAAAGAACATCATGCGCATCACACGGTGAAAGAGGCGCTGGCGTTGGGTTTGGCAGGTACCCGTGTGTTGACGGCTGACGAAGTGCAAGCTATGGAGCCACAGGTGAAACTCAATATCAAAGGGGCGTTGTATTTTGAATGCGATGCGCATTTGCATCCCAATGCAGTGATGCAGCAAATGCAACAGTACCTGCGGCAGCAAGGTGTAAGGTTTTTGCCACACGCCACCGCAACTGAGGTAGAGAAACAGGGCAACCGCATTACAAAAGTGAAAGCTGGCAATGAATGGTTGTCGGCTGATGTGGTGGTGATTGCGACCGGCTCGTGGAGCAGGGAAGTAGCGAAACTGGTGAATGTATCGCTGCCGTTGGTGGGCGGCCGTGGCTACAGCATGGTATTTGGCAATGGCGAACTACCGCTGCAACATCCTGCTGTGCTGATGGAAGGCCGTGTGGCGTTGACACCCTTTGATGCACTGCATACCCGGCTGGGCGGCACCATGGAAATAACGAATCTGGATGCACCGCCCCGCATGAACCGGGTGTTGGGCATTGTGAAAGCGGCACAGGGGTATTTCCCTGAATCCAACATACCGACACCTGAATTGAAAGATGTATGGTATGGCTACCGCCCTTGCAGTGCCGATGGTATGCCTTTTATCGGTCGAACGGAAAAATATGGCAACTGTATTGTGGCCACAGGGCATGCCATGGTAGGCATGAGCCTGGGT
The Phnomibacter ginsenosidimutans genome window above contains:
- a CDS encoding aldehyde dehydrogenase (NADP(+)), which codes for MNYTDATAEQIHALMEAAYTASVAFRKVPLQQRAALMYAIADTLENSGDALIHTAMAETHLPEARLRGERGRTIFQLRSYADATVQGDWLEARIDTANAEKVPAKPDIRKMLVGIGPVVVFGSSNFPFAYSTAGGDTATALAAGCPVIVKAHPAHPQTSQMVADMIHAAVAACGLPAAVFTHVHGASFEVGQALVLHPRTKAVGFTGSFAGGKALFDLANQRKEPIPVFAEMGSVNPVYLLPEKLAGDAVSIANAYAGSITLGVGQFCTNPGILVGIKGSALVNFATALATAVAAIPAGNMLHAGIQKAYVAKRAAALAQQGITLLAAGLESADDAQAVATIATVDAATFLHNPLLHQEVFGPFSLLVQCADEQELLAVAHAMEGQLTSTVMGTENDLQSHAALLDAIAEKCGRFILNGVPTGVEVCHAMHHGGPFPATTDSRFTSVGADAIKRFARPIAYQSWPDHWLPAELQNANPLQLLRSINGQLSKDAIA
- a CDS encoding NAD(P)/FAD-dependent oxidoreductase, with protein sequence MATAVVIGGGIVGLSSAYYLQQEGFDVTIVDRGDFSDNCSYGNAGYVCPSHFVPLASPGIISQGLRWMLNPESPFYIKPRLDWGLISWGLKFVKHATPQNVAKNAVPLRDIALLSKKLYEDWLSLPGFEFAYQRKGLLEYFQTAEKEHHAHHTVKEALALGLAGTRVLTADEVQAMEPQVKLNIKGALYFECDAHLHPNAVMQQMQQYLRQQGVRFLPHATATEVEKQGNRITKVKAGNEWLSADVVVIATGSWSREVAKLVNVSLPLVGGRGYSMVFGNGELPLQHPAVLMEGRVALTPFDALHTRLGGTMEITNLDAPPRMNRVLGIVKAAQGYFPESNIPTPELKDVWYGYRPCSADGMPFIGRTEKYGNCIVATGHAMVGMSLGAATGKLVSELAAEKSTSVDLAPYAVHRFD
- a CDS encoding 4-hydroxyproline epimerase, whose protein sequence is MPKSVFHCVDAHTCGNPVRLVKEGGPVLQGANMSEKRQHFMQEYDWIRQGLMFEPRGHDMMSGSILYAPHDPANDVAVLFIETSGCLPMCGHGTIGTITIAIEEGLIQPKTPGIVRMEAPAGLVMIEYQQEGSKVKSVKLTNVPAFLHSTELTAQCPGLGELVVDVAYGGNFYAIVDVQKNFKGLEHYSADQLVAWARELRKNINSQYEFVHPDNPTIHGCSHILWTGAVIDKTSTARNAVFYGDKAIDRSPCGTGTSARMAQWYAKGLLKKGDAFIHESIIGSKFIGRIEEELTVHGKPAMRPSIEGWARIYGYNNIWIDTDDDPYAYGFQVI
- a CDS encoding YciI family protein, which encodes MKQYVIIAKDGVDADALERRMQARPFHLAGASRLKANGQFVVGGATLNEQGQMNGSVMIVQFETEADFEHWYNNEPYIQQGVWQEISVQPFKVANVE